Proteins encoded within one genomic window of bacterium:
- a CDS encoding ferritin, with product MLSKKMYEALNAQVNHELESEYVYLQLAAWSKANNLEGFSNWMKHQAEEEREHAMKIHDFLIDNEHEVVLTGIEKPKLNIKSAVDVFRASLKHEQKITKNIHDCYSVALAEKCYKSQVMLQWFIEEQVEEEANAKSVLDKLETLKDSPSSIYWIDKELKKRGKE from the coding sequence ATGCTATCCAAGAAAATGTATGAAGCGCTGAACGCGCAAGTCAATCATGAACTCGAAAGCGAGTACGTCTATCTTCAACTCGCCGCATGGTCCAAGGCCAACAATCTCGAAGGCTTTTCCAATTGGATGAAGCATCAGGCCGAAGAAGAGCGCGAGCACGCCATGAAGATACATGACTTCCTGATTGACAATGAACACGAAGTCGTTTTGACCGGTATCGAAAAGCCGAAGCTCAATATCAAGTCCGCTGTGGATGTCTTTCGCGCTTCCTTGAAACACGAGCAGAAGATCACCAAGAATATTCACGACTGCTACTCGGTCGCTCTTGCCGAAAAGTGTTACAAGTCGCAAGTGATGCTTCAGTGGTTCATCGAAGAGCAAGTCGAAGAGGAAGCCAACGCCAAATCCGTTCTCGACAAACTCGAAACGTTGAAAGATTCACCGTCGTCCATTTATTGGATTGACAAGGAATTGAAAAAGCGCGGCAAAGAGTAG